CCACTGACCCACCTGATTCATTTATATATGAAAGAATTTGAGTCTTTAACTGTTAGCAAAGGGCTGTTTTTGCATGAATATGTGCCTGTTCCGCCTTTTATCATCGGGATCGCTGGTAGTGTGGCTGTTGGAAAAAGTACCACAGCTCGCTTGTTGCAGCTGATTTTATCCAGAACCTTTAAACGCCGCAATGTCCAACTGATTACGACGGACGGCTTTTTGTATCCGAACAAAGTATTGGAAGAAAAGGGCATTATGGATCGGAAAGGTTTTCCAGAAAGCTATGACATGGAAAAGTTGATCGACTTTTTAAATCAAGTCAAAAATAGCCAAGATGAAATCAAAGCACCGCTTTATTCTCATAGTGTCTATGATATTATCGAAGGCGAATATGAAGTGATCCAACAACCAGATATTCTGATCGTTGAAGGAATCAACACACTTCAATTGCCAGCGAATCAGCAAATTTACGTCAGCGACTTCTTTGACTTTTCGGTCTTTGTAGATGCTGAACCGAAGCTGATCGAAAAATGGTACCTTGAACGTTTTGGCGCCTTACTTGATACAGCTTTTCTTGATCCAGATAATTACTATTATCAATATGCGATTGGCAATCGTGACGATGCCTTTGCGATGGCAAAAGAAGTTTGGAAAACGGTGAATTTGAAAAACTTAGAGGAATATATCTTGCCAACTCGAGGCAGAGCGGATATTATACTTCATAAGACTGAAAATCATATCATTGATGAGATATTTATGCGGAAGTATTAATTCGTAAAGCTAGATCAAACTAATGATCAACACTTTCTCCGAAAGTTTTGTACTGTTCCACATCAGTTCATTGCATTCACTGTGTCTCACAGCAAAAGCCGAACGAACTCGTTCAGTACTGACAGAAAAATAGGGAAAAATGATTGTGACGCTTTTTGTCACTAGCCTTTTTCGTCTTTTTTCCGAAGCACTAGTTCGTGAAGCTAGATCACAAAACAACACTTAATTTGATTCTAAAGGGGTCAGAATTTTCCTAACGGAAAATTCTCCATAAACGGTGTAAAACAAGCAGGTTTCTCGGCAATTTCCTAAATCATATACAATCCAAAAAAAAGGATTCTACATGATTTAGTCCAATTGCTCGAACCTAAACGCTTTTTTTGCAACCTCTTTTTAGATAAATCTAAATGGATAGGGGTAATAAATGTGACCAATGTTGCCGATTTGACAACTGTTGAAAAAATTATTGTTTTAGACTTTGGTAGTCAATATAACCAATTGATTACTCGACGTATTCGTGAATTTGGCGTGTTCTCAGAATTATTGAGCCACCGAATCACAGCGGATGAAATTCGCGAAATGGCTCCTAAAGGAATTATTTTCTCTGGTGGACCCAATAGTGTGTATGACGAAAATGCCTTCCAGATCGATCCTGAAATTTATGAGCTAGGGATTCCAATTTTAGGTATTTGCTACGGTATGCAGTTGATGATGCATAATCTAGGCGGAAAAGTCGAGCCTGCTGGCAACCGTGAATACGGTAAGTCAGAGCTATCACTTTTGATTCCTGATTCACCTATTTTTAAAGGAACACCTGAAAAACAAATCGCTTGGATGAGTCATGGTGACCTTGTCGCTGCTATCC
The DNA window shown above is from Enterococcus sp. 12C11_DIV0727 and carries:
- the coaA gene encoding type I pantothenate kinase produces the protein MDDKMNYYPISRKEWQGFYHNGKAPLTEEELEDIKGFNDQISLQDVQDIYVPLTHLIHLYMKEFESLTVSKGLFLHEYVPVPPFIIGIAGSVAVGKSTTARLLQLILSRTFKRRNVQLITTDGFLYPNKVLEEKGIMDRKGFPESYDMEKLIDFLNQVKNSQDEIKAPLYSHSVYDIIEGEYEVIQQPDILIVEGINTLQLPANQQIYVSDFFDFSVFVDAEPKLIEKWYLERFGALLDTAFLDPDNYYYQYAIGNRDDAFAMAKEVWKTVNLKNLEEYILPTRGRADIILHKTENHIIDEIFMRKY